In the Silene latifolia isolate original U9 population chromosome 1, ASM4854445v1, whole genome shotgun sequence genome, tccttgCTCGGAGAGGAAATGGACGGACTCCGGTTTATTATATGGTTTTGGTTACGATATTGAACACGATGACTATAAGATCATAGTGACTAAATTTGTTTTCGCGGAGGATGACAGACCCGTGTGTATATACAGCTTGAAAACAGGTTTATGGAGCTGGACCGACCTTCCTACCAGCGTTTCAACCGGAAGATGTAATTGGACAATCATAGGAGAAGCAATATATGTAAACAATATGCTACACTATCTTGTTACCCATGAATACAAATATTTTAAAATTGCTCGTTTTGATATCGTTTCTGAGAAATGGAGAGACGACCTAAATTTACCGGTTCAAGTGAGTGGTTATGTACAATTTGGAAATTTGGATGGACGGTTGTTCTTAAATGTTGGTGAATATAAAATTGTTTCGAGTGACGTTTGGATGATGGAAGAATATGGTTCATGGAAGAAGATGTTTCATTTTTCTCTTGATTTATTCGGGCGATGTCCAATTGCTCGTTCCAAGGACGGATGTGATCATCGTTTACTTATTCGCGATGAAGGGGATGACACAGCTGAATTTTTTTGGTATGATCAACGAGATAACACAAGGATACCATTCAAACTAGAGAGATCGGGAAGGACTGGATTATACGAGCTTTGTATTGCAAGCCTCGTTGCGATTCCAGGAGGTTGCTCCTTAACAAAATTGCAACAACTTGAGGATGGAGCTTAATATAATTTGAATTttgttttctcataaaaatcatgtGGTCAGTCGTTTACTTTGTACGCTTTCCGTCTCACTTGTTTGTTAACTTttacaaatgattgagacgaaaAGGAGTATATTTTTATCCAAGAATAAATGTTTTCTTCGCTTAAAAAGTAATTTATGGTGATAAAATTAGATTTTGGTTTGGGACTTGTTTGATAATCTTGGAATTGGCTGTCACGGTTTGATCTCAGTTGTTTCGCTATTGCAGCCAATGTCGACtcattatgatttatggtatgcGGCCACATTATGCTATTTGGTTTAGAATTCTAGATACGGAATTGCAGACTTGAGAGTAATCAAACGaggttttttttataaaatcaaacaaaaaatggCACAGGAAACTCAAGTTCCCATTGCTTAGTACGGAGTACATTGTATATGAATCTTGTTACCAAAAACATCACTTCCCTAGTGCTCGACTGGCTCCAGAATGTGGCCAGAGTATTTTCGGATGACCCATAATAATTTTTGTTACCCAAAGACgagaaaaaaaatacataaaaagaGAACGAGACGACATAATTGAATCTTCAACGAGCAACTCTGAGAAACATGTCCGACTTCACCACATAAACCAACGGAGAAGAATGGCCGGTGAGAGTTTCTTGCATCACCTATCTCCTCAACGTCTGAAGGATATATTCTGCGTAAAGGTGATCGTTGCTAAGATTGGGTTGGGTCATTTAGGAAAGGTGATCGTTGCTAAGATTCTAATTTCGATTGAGTTTCCAAATAGTGTACTGTAATCTAAGGAATCtaatgtgtttttcataaaatagTTTCCAAAAATAATGTTGTAATCTAGTGTAAGATAAGTTCAGTTAATAGAtcatacaaccagttgtacctAGTTGTATGCTCTAGAACCCGAACTATATAATAATGTTTTCGAGTTTTACTAGTATAAAGTTTATGAATTTATTCACTTAAACAATAaactctaaaaaattacaataaaactcaaaaacaattacatataagtttagttaaatttgagttttgacgaaataaaattaaattaaaatataacttataaactttaataagctcaaaaaaaaaatacacatagctcaaaaataaataaagtttaaggtcaaaaaaaaaaaaaattggaggtAGTACGTTTGGGTTGGGTCATTTAGGAAAGGTGATCGTTGCTAAGATTCTAATTTCGATTGAGTTTCCAAATAGTGTACTGTAATCTAAGGAATCtaatgtgtttttcataaaatagTTTCCAAAAATAATGTTGTAATCTAGTGTAAGATAAGTTCAGTTAATAGAtcatacaaccagttgtacctagttgtatgctctagaacgcgagctataccataaaatttctgaactcacccacttaaacataaaaaaaattaactttaagaaagctaaaaaaaattacacataagctcgataagatataacttggttgtatgatgctattgtaccactggaggtataatgttatttgtgcGATAAGTTTGGGTTCCTCGAAAGCCGATCACTATAAAGGATGATTCCCTTGTTATGATTTGATATGCTTCGGAAACTTTTGGGTCGGACTAAAAGATGGCACGCCGTAGATGGAGTTATCGACATCATCAACGACTGAGTGGCCTGGGATCGTACGAGGTTTTAGCATTTGATTACTCCCTCTGTCTCGCCGTCCCAGTTATTTATTGTCTTATTCCattttttgggtgtctcagtcagtTATCATTCTTTCtaaatgaacttgatgagcaatttgatcattcacacaaAATTATCAAGAAATTATATTTGGTTAAGAATTCTAGATACGGGATTGCAGACTTGAGAGTAATCAAACGAGGTTTTTTtaataaaatcaaacaaaaaattgTATATGAATCTTGTTAGCAAAAACATAACTTCGTTCCCTGGTGTGCTCGACTGACTCCCGCTTGTGGCCAGAGTATTTTCGGATGACCCATAATGATTTTTGTTACCAGAAGACGaggaaaaaaaatacataaaaagaGAATGAGACGACGTTGAATCTTCAACGAGCAACTCTGAGAAACAAACATGTCCGACTTCACCACATAAACCAACGGAGAAGAATGGCCGGTGAGAGTTTCTTGCATCACCTATCTCCTCAACGTCTGAAGGATATATTCCGCGTAAAGATCCCTGAAAATTCAACAACATCGAAACAAAGAAAAGATTAGATATCAGACATTATTAAACAAGTTCGAAACAATTTAATAAGCTTACATTGAATGTTGGATGGCTTGATGAGCAGTCTTGGCTGGCAGAAATTCGTCCACTGCGACttctttgttctcatttttcttaTCTAACATCATACTACTCGTATAAGTTAAGAAAATTCTCGAAAAAGCACAGTTATTGGACTGTCTTAAAGAAATATAGAAGGATACAGTCCTCGAAAAAGCGCCTGATCTCAGCCAGACGATGGGGATGTAGAATTTTTAAAGGGAATataattagagagaaaaaggGAGAAGTTAATCGTAAACTTGCTCAATTATTAAACATAAACTAACGGCCTTTATATAGGCTTACATAAACTATACGTACACTAATAATCCCACTaaacaggtacctgaaatctcaaatgctactctaggtagcatttcattccaggtagcttatttggctaaataagctacttgtcaaacgcttacaaaaaatAAGGTATCTGAAagtttggtcaaataagctaattTGACCAAATTAGGTATCTGAAATGCCTTACCAAACGTAGCCGTAATCTTCTTTACTACACGGGACATTATTCTAGTCTAACCCGCGCATCAATCGAAGTAGCTCACTAGCTCCTAGCCTCCAAGGCAGATCAATGCTCCAAGGAAAGTGATGTTTCGACTTATGGAAAGACAACAACTCATTTTCAGCCACTCGTTTAATTTAAAAAgtatttaatattttattttattttggtctTGATTAGAAGTATCCTCTACCGAGAGCTGGGCAAACACATTAGATTACGGTATGATATTTGGAAACTCGATCAATTGAAATTAGAATCCTAGCAACAATCACTTTCCTAAACTCAATACACTTTCTCTTGTATACATATGTTTTGAGATTAGGGTGTCATTAAGAATCATAAACACAATTTCCTTACTATTTCCAAGAGAAACCGTCACAAGTTTTGAAATATGAAGTGTCTAAAGACGACTCACTGTATGCCATTAGATGTTATCCTCGAAATACTGGTTTGGTTACCGGCTAAATCTGCCCTACGCTTCAAGTGCGTATGCAAAGAGTGGTACAATCTTATAAACACCCCTCTCTTCGCTAAACTTCAACTTAACAAATCCCTCAAACCCGACTCACGACACAATCGTATCCTTTTATGTAATGCTAATTTTAGTATTAGTATTGTTGATGATCTTTATGATCCCTTGAAATGGATCCAATTGAATTGGCCTGAGGATACCGTAACAGGCGAGGACATCATAGGTATTGTAGGCTCTTGCAATGGCTTGGTTTGCTTTGAAGTTGTAATAAAAGAGAATTGGCCTAATGATACCACTAGGTTTTATTATAAAGTTAGGTGCTTCCTTATATGCAATCCTACAACGCGTACTTTCAAATTAATCCTTCCTTGCTCAGAGATGAAATTGACGAATGATTTGATATCAAATGGTTTTGGTTATGATAGTGAACACGACGACTACAAGATTGTAGGGACTAGAAGTTACTGGAGGGATGATGACGGAGACAGGCATGTGTTTATATACAGCCTGAAGACTGATTTATGGAGCTCTCCTACTCCCCTTAATCTCGTTTCAACCGAGAGACGATGTTGGACAATAATCAACAGCGGAGCAATATTAGTAAACGATATGCTACACTATCTTCTTTCCTTTGTGACACAAGGCCCCACCAATGAATATAAAATTGCTCGCTTTGATATCGTTTCTGAGAAATGGAGAGACGATCTAAGTTTACCGGAAGTGAATGGTTATGTACAATTTGGAAATTTGGATGGACGGTTAAATTTACATGTTGGTGAATCAAGTGAGATTTGGAAGATGGAAGAAGATGGTTCATGGAAGAAGATGTTTCGTCTTCCTCAAGATTTACGCGGGCGATATCCAATTGCTCATTCCGGGAGTCATAGTTCACTGCTTCAACATTATCAAAGTGATAGAACTGAACTGTTTTGGTATGATCAACGAGATAAGAAAAGGATACCATTCAAACCAGAGCCATTGCAGAGGTATTGCCGATCAGTCATTCTTTGTATTGCAAGTCTCGTTACGATTCCAGGGTCCCCCTTAACCAAATTGCAACAAGTCGACGATGGAGTTTAATGTTGTCTTTAGCATGCATAGGTTTTTATCGTTGAATAGATGTTATGTTTTCTCGCTAAACTCATGATCTTTCTATATTGTTTCGAGGTAGCTTGATAAGTACGATAACTATTCGCTTATTGTCCAAAAACAAATTCATATCTTAAGTTTCGCAGTAAATTATTACTCGATTATTCTCTATAATAACCAATTTGTTATGTTAGATAAGAAAAATGAGAACAGAGAAGTCGTTGTGGATGAATTTCCAGCTGCAAAGACTGTTCAATGTAAGCTTATAGCGAAAGTAGTGCTGCTATTACTATCATCAATTTTTTTTCATAAGATTAGATGAGATGTGATGGTTCCATTTATAATAGAGCAACGACATCTTATTATCTTGCAAATCATTACTATTTTCTGTAAATATCGCAATATCTTCTTCATGTATCTATAATTGTATACTTTGTACACTGAGCAAGAATTAAATTGAACGGAAAAATACATCACAATATTCTCACAATTGAGTTGATATTCCAAAACTATTAGATAGGCCTTTAATTTCAAAAGAAGAGTATAGTGGGACACGAAATGGAACAGAAAATGGAACAGGGAATCCGCTCTCAGATAGGCCTTTAATTTCAAAAGTGCGGAGTTCCATGACATACCCAAGGTTTTAAATATCGGTTGAAATGAAGCCGCATACATAATGACTCGGATAGAGTACTAGGAAATGAGTTGACAATAATTGAGTCGGAAAGAGTACAAGACACATGCATACATaattatatacggagtacataATGATTCAACAATGTCTGCAATAGCGCGAAACAACTGAGAAAACAATGGCATTGATCATAGGCGTCAGACCAATGGCATGTGCTCAGAGAAAACAACATCAGAAGTTTTAAGATTGTATCGAAAGAAGGCACTAAAGATGGAGTTATATATCGACATCATCAACAACGGAGTAATAAACACGAGATGTGTCTGGCCTTACCCGCGGTGGAGGAGAGAAGTCTAACTCACAAGCCTTACCCATCTCGTGTTtattatggtatcagagcccatggcTAAAGACCTGGGTTTCATGGGCCAAAGTTTGCAACGGACGAGCAAAGTTGCCCAGTTGAATTTGTCCGGTCTGAGTTAATACTGGGCCAATTTTACAGCTGGACGAGCAAAGTTGCTCTGTTGAATTTGTCTAGTCTGTGTGAAAAGTGGGCCTCACATGTGAGGGGGAGTGTGAAGAAACCCAAAGTcccacatgtgagggttgtcccacattgataaaaggggagaagaattaccactttataaggcaaggggctactccctctactgccaattggttttagagtggaaccctcttgggcctaagttgtggactctttctcctccgtttgggtgcgacccaggcccgttgttgaatttaacacGGAGTGTGCTAGTAATCTCTAACAATTGTTCGATTTTTAAAATTGGAATATTTTATAAGCCTTAAAAAATAAGCAGTAAAGATCGCAATCAGACCGTAGAAATATGCCTTGGCCAGGAGAACCTTTCAAGTAACGAATAACACGAAGTGCTGCCGTCCAGTGATCCTGTCGAGGGGCATGAATAAACTGGGACAGAACATGTACTCCATAAGATAAATCGGGCCGGGTAACAGCAAGATATAGTAGTTTCCCAACAAGACGACGATAAGGCTCAGGGTCAGCAAGCAATGGACTAGACGAAGAGCCAAGGTGATGATTTGATTCCATTGGTGTGGAAACCGGCTTGCAACCTAGAAATCCCACATCAGATAAAATATCAAGCACATACTTCCGTTGACACAAGAATAAACCCTCGGGATTACGAGCAATCTCAATACCAAGTAAATACTTTAGGACGCCAAGATCTTTCATATGAAAGCAAGAGTGCAAATACTCCTTAAAGGAGGTCAATGCCGCCATATCATTGCCAGAAATAAGTAAATCGTCCACATAAACCAATATATTTAATTGAACTGTACCCTTAGAATAGGTAAATAATGAGTAGTCTGAGTAAGATTGTAAGAAACCATATTGTTTTAAAGCCGAGACAAGTTTAGCAAACCAACATCGGGGAGCTTGTTTAAGCCCATACAAAGCTTTCTTTAGACGACATACCATACCCGGTATGTTTGAAGAAAAACGAGGTGGGAGGCGCATATACACTTCCTCCTCCAAATCACCATGGAGAAAGGCATTGTGTACGTCCATTTGGTGAAGCATCCAGTTTTTAGCAGCGGAAATAGCAAGAAAAGTGCGAACAGTAGTCATTTTAGCAACAGGAGCAAACGTCTCGTCATAGTCAAGACCTTCAGTTTGATGATTGCCAAAGACAACTAAACGCGCTTTGAACCGTTCAACAGTGGAGTCAGACTTATATTTGATCTTATATAGCCATTGACTGCCAAGAGCTTTCTTACCCGGAGGGAGAGGCTCCAAAGACCAAGTGCCATTGGTCTCAAGAGCATGCATTTCAGCGTCCATAGCAGCACGCCAACCTGCATCCTGTACAGCGTCTTTGAAATTTTTGGGAGTAGTATTAAAATTAAGAACGGCCAGAAATTGACGATGAGCCGCAACAAATTTATCACATGTTACATAATGGGCAATGGGATACGGGGTCGTACCTGAAAGAAGTGAGGCCGTAGTGACAGTGTCCGAGCTAGATGGGCTTTCGCTATTACCACGTCCAGGCAGGTAGACCACATAATCCTTAAGAGACGTAGACGGAACCTTGGGACGCTTGCCACGGCCAAAAACCTCAGTAACCTCAGTAGAAGGGATCTCAGTAGCAGGGGTAGGCGTGTTAGTAGGCACGGAAGTGGGGATCTCAGTAACAGGTATCTCAGTAGTAGGGGGTTCGGTAACTAAAGGAGTATCCAACGTAGGCGTGTTAGTACCTACAGCATTATCACATATATCATCCGAGTCAATAAATATATCATCCCGCCCATTAGTAGGACCCGCCAAAGGAGGAGTAATGTTAGCAACTTCTGGATCAAGGTAGGGGTAAATGGCTTCATAAAATTTCACATCGCGAGACACGAAAAATTATTCACGCTCGAGGTCGAATAAATACCACCCCTTTTTCCATTAGGGTAACCCAAGAAAATGCATTTCCGAGATCGACTAGCAAACTTGTCACCTTTAGCACGTTGATTATGGGCAAAGCATAAGCATCCGAACACTCGTAACTCAGCAAAGGACGGTAACATGCCAAATAATTGTTCATAAGGAGTTTTGTCTTTAAGAAGGACGGAAGGAGTCCGATTAATAAGATGTGCAGCGGTAAGAATACATTCACCCCAAAATGCAATGGGTAAACCTGCATGAAAACGTAAGGCGCGAGCAACGTTAGGAATATGTTGGTGCTTGCGCTCAACCCTACCGTTTTGTTGCGGGGTACCTACACACGATGTTTGGAAAAGAATGCCATGGTCCCGAAAATAATACCGAAGACAATTAAATTCGGTGCCATTATCACTACGGACAACCTTAAGAGTTGCAGAAAACTGATTTTTGATCATAGCAATAAAGTCCATAAACTTGGCAAAAACGTCACTCTTAGCATTAAGCATATAAATCCATACAGCTCTTGAATAATCGTCAACCAATGTCAAAAAATACCGACCAGTAGACTTGGATGGCTTCGTGCCCTTTAATTCGTACCACCATTCCGGAATTTGATCAAGTAAGTCAAAGCACATAGATATGTCATGACCCGATTTTTTGCAATGAGCACATATAAGCTTACGCTTCTCTTCCTTCGAAAGATACGGTGTGGATATTAAACTCGGTGTGGAGGGTGGTGTAAAACGGACAGCGAATCCAGCCACCTCAACACCAGTATCAAGTGATTTATTATCCATGCCCCGAACACGCTCCTCCTGCGAGATGGCTTGAAAAGCGCGATTGAGAGTAGGCAGCGGGTCCTGGGTCAGTAAAATAGAACGTACAGAACCAAACTTGGCAGGCAATAATCCACAAAGAAACTTATGTAAACGATCAGTTTCACGGCGAGTGACATGTTGTTTACCGACATTACATACACATTTGGCACAGGTGCACGAAATTATGGGTTCGTGTCTGTCCAATTCATCCCAAAGCGCGCTAAGTTTCCCATAATATACGACGACCGACATGGATTCAGATTGCTTGCAGTCATTAAGATCAGATTTAAGTTGTTGTATCATAGGGCCATTAACCATACTAAATCGCTCAGTAAGATCAGACCATAAGCGTTGGGGATTAAGATAATTGGGAAGCAACGATTTTACCTCGGCATCGATCATGTTCGTGAGCCAGGAAACTAGCATACAATTAACGGTATCCAAATCGCCCTTGGTAGCCGGAGGAGCAGGGGTTGTGATTGAACCATCAAGGAATCCGAATTTCCGCCGAGAACGAAGCGCAACTTCAATAGCGTGGGCCCAGTCAGCGAAATTATCAAGTTTAAGACGGAGAGGGGTAATGAAATCTCCGGGACGGTCGTGGTTACCGAGGTAGAAAGGGGAGGACGGATCCAATTTCGGCGGCGGCGGAGGACCAGCAATTTGGTCGCCAGACATGGTTTTGTCTTGGTAGAGATTTAGGGTTAGGAATTTTATTGATAGATAAGGCCTGATACCATATCAAGGGTAAAATCCTTGTATTATTATTAGACATAGGAGGTATATATAGTTTACAAGATATGGCCCATAATATACTTAAGCCCATAACATACTTAAGTATAACAATACTTAAGTATAGAATAACAAGTTTCATCATCTTAGGCTTAAATAGAGAGTATTGAAAGACACAACATTGATAAATCAACGAAACAGAATAGTTAAAGACAACACTAAGCTCCATCCTCAACTTGTTGCATTTTTGTTAAGGAGCACCCTGGAATCGCAAAGAGGCTTGCACCCTGGATAACACAGCTGAACTGTTTTGGTATGATCAACAAGATAACACAAAGACACCATTTAAACTAGCAGAGACAATGCCGAGGGACAGAGGATCATACGAGCTTTGTATTGCAAGCCCCGTTGCGA is a window encoding:
- the LOC141629993 gene encoding F-box/kelch-repeat protein At3g23880-like, which gives rise to MKCLKTTHCMPLDVILEILVWLPAKSALRFKCVCKEWYNLINTPLFAKLQLNKSLKPDSRHNRILLCNANFSISIVDDLYDPLKWIQLNWPEDTVTGEDIIGIVGSCNGLVCFEVVIKENWPNDTTRFYYKVRCFLICNPTTRTFKLILPCSEMKLTNDLISNGFGYDSEHDDYKIVGTRSYWRDDDGDRHVFIYSLKTDLWSSPTPLNLVSTERRCWTIINSGAILVNDMLHYLLSFVTQGPTNEYKIARFDIVSEKWRDDLSLPEVNGYVQFGNLDGRLNLHVGESSEIWKMEEDGSWKKMFRLPQDLRGRYPIAHSGSHSSLLQHYQSDRTELFWYDQRDKKRIPFKPEPLQRYCRSVILCIASLVTIPGSPLTKLQQVDDGV
- the LOC141629937 gene encoding F-box/kelch-repeat protein At3g06240-like, with the protein product MIFHPGAKPDYNVRCFLICNPTTRTFKSILPCSERKWTDSGLLYGFGYDIEHDDYKIIVTKFVFAEDDRPVCIYSLKTGLWSWTDLPTSVSTGRCNWTIIGEAIYVNNMLHYLVTHEYKYFKIARFDIVSEKWRDDLNLPVQVSGYVQFGNLDGRLFLNVGEYKIVSSDVWMMEEYGSWKKMFHFSLDLFGRCPIARSKDGCDHRLLIRDEGDDTAEFFWYDQRDNTRIPFKLERSGRTGLYELCIASLVAIPGGCSLTKLQQLEDGA